In Mongoliitalea daihaiensis, one DNA window encodes the following:
- a CDS encoding valine--tRNA ligase — protein sequence MSLATKYTPEAVEAKWYQYWIENKFFSSQVDHSKEAYTIVIPPPNVTGVLHMGHMLNNTIQDVLVRKARMEGKNACWVPGTDHASIATETKVVAMLRDMGIDKKSLSREDFLKYAWEWKEKYGGIILEQLKKLGASCDWDRTKFTMDADLSDAVISVFVDLHKKGKIYRGIRMVNWDPQGKTALSDDEVIMKEVQSKLYYIKYQIEGTESSLTIATTRPETIMADVAICINPNDPRFTHLKGKKAIIPLINRAIPIIEDEYVDMEFGTGCLKVTPAHDVNDYELGIKHKLAVIDILNDDGTLNEKAQILVGEDRFIARKKIGKLLDEADQLEKIEEYKSNVGHSERTNAVVEPKLSLQWFLKMEDITKPALSSVMEDIIQLHPPKFKNMYRSWMENVRDWCISRQLWWGHQIPAYYLPNGEYVVAKTKEEALAQANTQFGTAYSLADLTQDEDVLDTWFSSWLWPISVFDSEVFTTGKPNEDLKYYYPTNDLVTAPEILFFWVARMIIAGYEYLGDKPFKNVYLTGIVRDKLGRKMSKSLGNSPDPLELIQSYGADGVRVGMLFSSPAGNDLPFDEKLVEQGRNFANKIWNAYRLVHGWEIDPSLSGDANQASITWFENRFNQALTEIEDHFNKFRISDALMATYKLIWDDFCSWYLEMIKPAYQAPIDAATHAKTIAFFENILKVLHPFMPFLTEELWHQIKERSVEDSLIIAAWPRPERFNEANIAEASQVFEVVSQIRNIRASKGISPKEAFNLTIKTEQAELYQRFEAVLKKLANLDSVSFGSSLENAVSFVVKADECFIPLAGQVNVEEERENISKELEYTKGFLQSVIKKLSNERFVAGAPEAVVANEKKKQADAEAKINALEEALRKLS from the coding sequence ATGTCATTAGCTACAAAATATACACCTGAAGCCGTTGAGGCAAAATGGTATCAGTATTGGATAGAAAATAAATTTTTCTCCTCCCAAGTGGATCACAGTAAAGAAGCTTACACTATTGTCATTCCTCCACCAAATGTGACAGGTGTACTGCACATGGGACACATGCTCAACAATACCATTCAGGATGTATTGGTCCGCAAAGCCCGTATGGAAGGTAAAAATGCCTGCTGGGTACCCGGAACAGATCACGCTTCCATTGCGACAGAAACCAAAGTAGTGGCGATGCTCAGAGACATGGGGATTGATAAAAAATCCCTGTCACGAGAGGACTTTTTGAAATATGCTTGGGAGTGGAAAGAAAAGTATGGAGGAATCATCCTGGAGCAATTGAAGAAATTGGGAGCTTCCTGTGATTGGGATAGAACCAAATTCACCATGGATGCTGACTTGAGTGATGCGGTGATTTCTGTATTTGTGGATTTGCACAAAAAAGGTAAAATCTACCGAGGCATTCGCATGGTCAACTGGGATCCTCAAGGAAAAACAGCACTTTCTGACGATGAGGTAATCATGAAAGAGGTGCAGTCTAAGCTGTATTACATCAAGTATCAAATCGAAGGAACAGAATCGTCCCTAACCATCGCTACCACCCGACCTGAAACCATCATGGCCGATGTAGCGATCTGTATCAATCCAAACGATCCACGCTTTACCCATCTCAAAGGTAAAAAAGCCATTATTCCATTAATCAACCGAGCCATTCCCATCATCGAAGACGAGTATGTGGATATGGAATTCGGTACAGGTTGCTTAAAAGTAACCCCTGCCCACGATGTCAATGACTATGAGTTGGGCATCAAACATAAATTAGCGGTCATCGATATCCTCAATGATGACGGGACTCTCAATGAAAAAGCACAGATTTTGGTTGGTGAAGACCGCTTCATCGCCCGTAAAAAAATAGGAAAGCTATTGGATGAGGCTGATCAATTGGAAAAAATTGAAGAGTACAAGTCCAACGTAGGCCACTCTGAGCGAACCAATGCCGTGGTAGAACCGAAATTATCTTTGCAGTGGTTTTTAAAAATGGAGGATATTACCAAGCCTGCTTTGAGTTCGGTAATGGAGGACATCATCCAATTGCATCCACCAAAGTTTAAAAACATGTACCGTTCTTGGATGGAGAATGTACGCGATTGGTGCATTTCCCGTCAATTGTGGTGGGGCCATCAGATCCCTGCCTACTACCTTCCAAACGGTGAATATGTGGTTGCCAAAACGAAAGAAGAAGCCTTGGCACAAGCAAACACACAATTCGGTACAGCCTATAGCTTAGCTGATTTGACTCAGGACGAAGACGTGCTGGATACTTGGTTTTCTTCTTGGTTGTGGCCGATTTCGGTTTTTGATTCGGAGGTTTTCACGACTGGAAAGCCCAATGAGGATTTGAAATACTATTACCCTACCAATGACTTGGTGACAGCACCAGAGATTCTTTTCTTTTGGGTAGCCAGAATGATCATTGCAGGTTATGAATACTTGGGCGATAAGCCATTTAAAAACGTATACTTGACAGGCATTGTCCGAGATAAATTGGGTAGGAAAATGTCCAAGTCCCTCGGTAATTCCCCAGATCCATTGGAGCTAATTCAAAGCTATGGAGCAGATGGCGTCCGTGTTGGAATGCTCTTCTCCTCCCCTGCTGGTAATGACCTGCCCTTTGATGAGAAACTAGTGGAGCAGGGTAGAAATTTTGCCAACAAAATCTGGAATGCTTACCGCTTGGTTCATGGTTGGGAAATTGATCCTTCCTTGAGCGGAGATGCTAACCAAGCCTCTATTACCTGGTTTGAAAATCGATTCAATCAGGCCTTAACTGAAATTGAAGATCATTTTAATAAATTTAGAATTTCGGATGCCTTGATGGCAACTTATAAGCTGATTTGGGATGATTTCTGTTCTTGGTACTTGGAAATGATCAAACCTGCTTATCAGGCTCCAATTGATGCAGCTACTCATGCCAAGACCATAGCGTTTTTCGAAAATATCCTGAAGGTCTTGCATCCATTTATGCCATTCTTGACAGAAGAACTCTGGCATCAGATCAAAGAGCGTTCCGTAGAAGACTCCTTGATCATTGCTGCATGGCCAAGACCAGAGCGTTTCAACGAAGCTAACATTGCAGAAGCGTCCCAAGTTTTTGAAGTGGTTTCCCAAATCAGAAACATCCGCGCTTCCAAGGGAATTTCACCGAAAGAGGCCTTTAACCTAACAATCAAAACCGAACAAGCGGAATTGTATCAGCGATTTGAAGCGGTTTTGAAGAAGTTGGCTAACCTTGATTCTGTATCCTTTGGATCCTCTTTGGAAAATGCCGTCAGCTTTGTGGTAAAAGCCGACGAGTGCTTTATTCCATTGGCTGGTCAGGTAAATGTGGAAGAAGAGCGTGAAAACATCAGCAAAGAACTGGAGTACACCAAAGGCTTCCTTCAGTCTGTGATCAAAAAACTAAGCAATGAGCGCTTTGTCGCTGGTGCCCCTGAAGCTGTGGTAGCCAATGAAAAGAAAAAGCAGGCCGATGCAGAGGCGAAGATAAATGCCTTGGAGGAGGCTTTGAGGAAGTTGTCTTGA